The Sorghum bicolor cultivar BTx623 chromosome 6, Sorghum_bicolor_NCBIv3, whole genome shotgun sequence genome contains the following window.
TTTCTAACCAGATTGCATTGCTCTCTTTAAGAGAGATAAAAAGCTAGACATGTTCACATCACAGTTACATACATATGCGAGCTCCTGTCCTCACTTGGCAATTGTTCCCACTTGAAACCAAACATGTCCCAATGAGTGAAGGTTGAGTGGTGTGCTAATGTATTACTATGCCTTGGAGGTCATGGGGATCACCACAGTGTTACGCTACAGACCCCATCCGAGGACAAGCTGCGCAAACATCTTGCCGTGCTTCCCAGCCAGGCTCTGCAAATTGTATTGCTGCCACAATGCCAAGTTAGCTGATCACATTGGCACAAAAACTGATGATATTGCAAAGTATCCAAACAAAATGTACTCCTATTTGTTAAACAAAATGATGGTTGACAGTCTAGAGGGTTGTAATGGAGATTTGAAATGACAACCACCTTGATGACTAGTGCGCAGCTGTGAGTGCGTGAGATTCCTTCATCTATTAGCTGCAAAGACACATATTTTTGTTCATTTTTGGCAGTAGAGCCATCCAAGGAGGTATGCGCTGCGAGGGGTTGATAGTATTATTATTGCTGTAAAAAAGTGACTTCACCAGCATGAAAAGTAAATCGCCAAGCATGGAAAAAGTTGCAGCAAGAAAATTTTAGTGTAAGTTTATTATACTCCAATTCAGGATATTTCGAAACTACACTACGCTTTGAGCACCTCCTAGTACAAAAGGAAATGTTGTCAATGCAATGAATATAATACAAAGGGAAGATTCCCAATACTAAATATTTCAAATGTCAAACTGGTGCTAACAAAACAGAGAAAATTGGTGGTTTGGTTTACCTGATTCCAATGCTGCGCACCAGTCCCATGGAAACAAGCCATTGCATAACATGTTGTTTCTAATGAAATAGAGGAATCAATGTCTACCACGCCATGATCACCAATTGAGGTCATGGCATCTTTACCACTAATCTGAGCAAATTAAGTAAGGCATCAACAGCACTAAACCCAGCAACCATCCATATATAGGAAGATAGCTAGTACTAGTATGtgtataataatatatataatactaCACTACTCCTGTAGTAATCAAATAATGTAATGAAAATATTGTGGAGACACTCAGCTTCAAGGACAAACATATATAGTCACTCCAATTGAGGTCACAGTCAACGAAAATGTTGTAGAGACAAACATCTCTGAGGTTACTGAATTTAGGGGAGGGATGCTGTGTAGGCAGTcatgagcgagcgagcgagggaGATGAGCCCATCACCAGGACCAGGAGAGTGTGCTGGCCTATAACAAGCAAGTGTTTATTTGATTCTAAGGATGGACTAGTGCTCGATCATTTTCTACTTTCAGAGTGTAGCTATCCCCTTCCTTTCTACTGTGTTGGTTTCCTTTCAGAGTGTAGCTACTAGATATCTAACCAAGGACTATTCCATGACCGATGGTCTATTAGCAAAAATCAGGCATTGATAGTACCAGATATCTACGAAATCTATTAGCAAACATCAGGACACTACAACTTCGATTCATATTTGGATATTCCATGACTGCAAAAGAAATTTCAATTATGTAGTACATTACAGTGCACACTATCTAATCACTGGAGATATTGGAGATAATCTAGCGCGGCACTTTCTataagcattttcacaaacaggtGGTGAGCATGAGACATTAGCATTCATATATTCAACAAAGTGAAACAGATTAAGTGCAAAAACGGAACTTGATGTAGTTCCTGACCTGCGCATGAGCCAGGGGGATGAGGAGCCTTAGTAGTCATAGTAGTAAAGGCACGGTGACCTCGGCGAAGGGCGATGGCGGCAATTGATAACGGAGGCGCGATGGTGGTACACTGGTACTGATGGGATGGTGTAGTGGAGAACCTCGTTGTCGGCGAGCTCGCGAGAACTCGTGGCCGCCTCAGGCCGAGATGTAGTGGAGGACGTCCTCCTTGGCGAGCTCACGAACCCAACAATCTCGCTGCCCTGCCTCCTAGCAGCTGTGTCGTCCCTCCCCGCGCCGCCCGACGTAGCTGTGCTGCCTCCTCGTCGCAGTCGCGCCATCCCTTCTCGCGCCGCCCGATGCAGCCACGCCACCTCTGTGCAGCCGCGCCATCCTCACGGCGACGCTGGACGCAGCCGCGTCGCGAAACCCTATCTCAACAGGTGAAGGGGGAGGATAACGGAGTGAAGCTTTTTTGCGACACATACGGGGAGGATACGGGTCGTCCGAGGCTCTGAGCTGGAGCTGGGCCTGGGCCGAGAGGGATTGATGTAGGGTCTCCAGCATTTGTTTTctcaaaaattaaaaaaaatgaatatACGTGGCTGTTTGCGCACGTACAACATTACGTAATGGACTAGTAGGAGTTGTCATTTTCAAACAGAGCTATATGCACGTACATCAAAGGCGTTCTGTACAAAAACGCCTCAAAAGGTTGTAAGTAACTAAGGCATTTTTTATAAAACGCCTCAAAAGATTGTAGTTATTTAAGGCGTTTTTTAGTTTGCCTTTAAAAATATACTTTTAAGGGCCTTTTAAGAGAAATGCCTTTATACAACAATAAATTGAGGCACTTCAGAAAAAAATGCCTTTGACCAAATGCCTTCTATAATGGGACATGTTGTAGTGTGATATCTATGCTACCGGAACTTAGTTACTTATAGTAGCAGTACTTCATGACTATAACTATCCTTCTGAAAAATGGTCCAAAATTGTACACTAATGAACACACCTGTACTCAGAGCTAAAGACAAGGTAGTATCTGGTTCCATGTCCACTGATTCCGCATGATAATGTTGTGATGGTATGTCATGATGATTATTGCCATGCACTTGTCCTTGATCACCTGATACTGGGTCACCTACACCAACCTGCAAAAAAATGAATAGCATGGCTAACGTTATGTGCTTAAAGGAACAAGTAAATGACCAGCGGAAATAATATCAACTAAGACATTTCCTATTGAATATATGAAGAATTAGCTGATGATCGTTACTTGCAGTCACAGTATTTTCAGCAAAAGGGTCCAAAATTGTACACTACATGAACTGACCTGTACTGACAAGGTAGTATCTTGTTCCATGTACACTGATTGCTCATGATGTTGCGATGGTATGTGGTGATTATTGCCATGCACTTGTACTCCGTGATCACCTGATACTGGGTCACCTACACCAGCCTGCATAAAAAAATGAATGGTACGGTGCAAATAACTTTATACATTTCCTTGGAAAATTCTTATGTGCTTAAAGGAACTAGATATGATCGGCTAACTAATTATATTATTTCAAATGGAATAAATGTATCATTGTCTGGTCATGGCTTTTGTGATGGGTGGATGcaattttatccataagttgcCTTCCTTTCAAGTAAAATTATAAGTAGTAGTTTGTTTCCAATTTGATTCAGCATGCACGTACGCGACCTCTACAAAGTTGAAGGTTCACCAAAACTATTGATTGTCCTACATGTAATAATAGAACTACTAAAACATATTGGTTTgtcatttttttaataaataaagacaGTGAAACAGACTGGGTGGTGCGATGAAAGGGTTATTTTATGACTAGTAGCTTGTTTAAATAGTGTGCAAgtgtatcaaatacaaacatatTCAAAGCATCGTCCCAAGCTAATAACCAATATATTGTTACTTTTGTTCAATATAATGCTAGAGGCTTAATAAAACTCCTAATCTAGAATGAAGGCAAAAACTAGCAAAATTACCTCGTGAAACATCTTTGTAGGTACAAACTTGCACTGGCTGTGACTTTGAGCATGCCTATGCACTTGGTGCTGCTGCATTTGCACCATGGTGACAGTAGTTGTAGTGACTGCTGCAGCCCAGAGACAGGGAGGATATTTGGTGTTGCCTCTGAGGTTACCTCTACCTTTTCATCGTTTTGTTCTATCATTGTCGTATTAGGACAACGATAAAAGACCTTGGATAGGACCAGCTCCCCATCCTTCTCCTCCTCACTCATGCCGAGGTGGTATTGGTGCATAACCCAGTTGGTCTTCTCTCGCTTCCCATGATTCACATTGTGCAATACCAGGATCTTTTTGAACCCCTTCTGCCTACCGCCCACGATCAACGGACGCGTATTGCCGGTCCGGTGCCAACGCGCCTCCCCAACATCTTCACTGCCGCGCTGGCTGCGCTCTGACATGATCTTTCTCCTCGTCCTTGTGCTAGTTGGATAGGCTTTTGATGTCTTGTGGAAGAAATGCTTGCTTTGGCCGTCTCTTGTCACACCTAGAGATGATCAATTAGCTAGGTATAAGCACAAGGGTATGAAGACATGATATAGAATAAGTCCTGAGACATGTTTATTATACTGTTGTAATGTTGCTGATAAAGTGACATGCTTCCAATATACTCAGCATATTTCAGACTATACATTAAATAATCCAATTTAGAAAACAAAAAGTATACTACTCAGAGAAAGGCCGTAGAACAAGGATGTTTACTCGCATATTTCACCACTATACATAGCAAATGAAAGGTAGCCTAGAACCATATGTAGTATGTGTACCTCGAAACTTGAGAAGCATCTTCCGATATAATCATGAGTGAGTGGTGGAATAAAAGTGTGTTCAGCACAATGTAGCAAAAACAAATTACTAATGCATGTTTTTGCAAATTGAAATCCAATGGATGATGTGTGCAGGTAGAGGATACCAAATCATATAGAAGATGCAGATGGGTCACAGTAGTATGAaattatgtgtatatatatgtcaCATTACAGAGATCCAGGATCATATTGATGTCAACAATAGTTAAACTTGATGAGTTATGTCGCAGATCATATATACTTGAAAACTAGTAGTTGATACTTAATTGTGAcagcatatatatacatgatgaGATGATGTGcgtgtatacatatatatagtatatatatctCAAGAGATATTTTGATCTCACCAGGGAGATTCTCAGGATGGGTGTAGCAAATGCCAATGTCTTCTTCAATGGTTGGTATGAAGTGATTTATGAGAGCGTGTGCTCTGGAGCCTCCTCCTTCTTTCGCCAACACCATGGACTCTAGGTGTTCTATGAGCTCCTGGTCTGACGGATTAAACCTGAGACCCGCTGGAAATCCGGCCAAGTTCTTGTAGCAATTGCATGATTTCAAAAACACACCCATATGTAAGAGAATTCAGAAGAAAGAATCAATTGCTGATGCAAACCAGAAATAATTATTTTAGCATACCAGATAATTGCAGTTAGGGCAAGCGAGTGAAGCTCTCGCGTCAGTGCCGTTGCTGCTGATATTGGCGCCTGAATCTCCCCTGAACAAGAAGGATTGATGAGGAGAAGATGTAAGTAAGAATTTACAGGTAAAAACAACATGctcagaaaagaaaagaaaaacatcGCAGAGCACAACAACCTAGGACTCCAGAAACCAACTACTACACGCTCACGCTCTAGGCCAGAAAAGACGTAAATACAATTTGCGATCTGATTTCTGTTTTGAAGTTCCAACACACAGATTGTTCCAGCATTGCAAAGGAGCCTAGAAAGGGGCGAAACTAAAGCAAGCATTCGTACTCATACAGTGGAGATCGATCGGATAGACAAGAAGGCCAGGCAATAAATTGAAAACGGGCAGATTCGACAGACTAGATCGGTGTGGCTCTGGCTGCTACGACTCAGAGCAGAGCTGCTGCTGCATACACAAATCCTGGACAAGGCCGCACGGTAGGGATCGATCTGAAGGTCGTAGTAAGAGAAACGCACGAGATGGatcgagagagagagaaatcGGGGAACTGGAAAAGGAGGAGCTCAGCTCACATGGCGTCGGCGGTGCTCCTCGCGTCGCGATGCAGCAGCTCCGATCGGTGCGGTGGACGAAGGCCGGAGGGAGGGGATCCAGCGAGCGAGGAGTGTGGTCGGAGAACACCacccaagcaaagcaaagcaaagcagcTGTTTCTCCGGTTCGTCACGGTGAAGCGCAGTGAAGGGCTGAAGGCCAAGAGCGCAGAGAGACAAATATCGAGGGCGTGGCGTGTGGGGTACTGTGTGTGAAAGAAAGGATCTCTCGTGCGGCCGCTTTTCTGCTGGCAAGGGACAGCTGTCGCGAACGCCCCAACTGGAACTACTGTACTACATTCAACCCAGGTGGTCAAAAAAGCTGAGCCCGGTCAGACCCACCGCAGAGCCCAATCAAGCCCGCCAGGAGGGAAGGGGCTGGGAGAGGGGCGCGGCTAGAGTTAGAATAGGGAGGGGAGGTGCTAGGAGAATGAGCTAGGGTTTCCCTCACTATAATAAATATATTAGTAGTTAGTACCAAGCCCATATGGGATACGGGGCTCAACCACATTAACACAGGCCTCCATGTCCAGAGGCGGATCTCTTAAAAGGTCTATCTTTAAAAATTAATTCTATAATATAAACAATCTGACCACCTTCGTATATAAAATATCCGCCTCCGTAAATACATTTTATGGTCAATGCTGACTGCTCCAAAAAAACCTTAAGCTTAGGTTTTATATGAGACAATTGGATTTTATGACCGTCTACGTTAATATTTGGGCAGTGTCTCGTGAAATCATTTTTTAGCAGTGTGGCAGGCTCGAGGAGTAGTGGCATAAGCATAAGCGCGGGCCCAACTGCTGCATACCTATGTTTTGAACAAAACACTTAGTATATGATGTATATATTGGATGGCTACAATTGAATGCGATCCTAATACACTATCGGAGAGCCGGCTTTTGCCGTGTGCCCGTTTGTTTGCTgtgagcaacacacggcaaacGCCAAACACACGGTATACCTGGCCTTTGTCGTGTGTTACACACGATGAACTCAAACCTTTACGGTAagcaacacacggcaaaaaCAAGGCACACGGCAAAAGCTAACCCTACGCTAACGTCAACGTTTGTCGTGTGCGGCCgttaggcacacggcaaagcttGGGTTTACCGTGTGCTTAAggctggcacacggcaaacacaAACTTAGTCGTGTGCCAGGGCAGCACACGGCAAACAATTTGTCTTTTTTCCATATTTTGCCCTCTAATTTTTTTTCTCTACACACTCACCATTTATAACTCCATACTCAAATTTCATAAAATTTGAAACATGTTTGTACATTTTTGCAATTAACAACATTCGTTTTTATTTTTCCAGATGCGGTCAAATTTGAACTACGAGTCAGTGAAATAGTTGAAAAAATAtcagaaaaatgatattcatgttaccCAACCCTGTCTGAGAACACATATTTAAAACGGAAATGACTTTTAAATGTTGTGG
Protein-coding sequences here:
- the LOC8080242 gene encoding NAC domain-containing protein 73, whose product is MGDSGANISSNGTDARASLACPNCNYLNLAGFPAGLRFNPSDQELIEHLESMVLAKEGGGSRAHALINHFIPTIEEDIGICYTHPENLPGVTRDGQSKHFFHKTSKAYPTSTRTRRKIMSERSQRGSEDVGEARWHRTGNTRPLIVGGRQKGFKKILVLHNVNHGKREKTNWVMHQYHLGMSEEEKDGELVLSKVFYRCPNTTMIEQNDEKVEVTSEATPNILPVSGLQQSLQLLSPWCKCSSTKCIGMLKVTASASLYLQRCFTRLV